A single window of Myripristis murdjan chromosome 21, fMyrMur1.1, whole genome shotgun sequence DNA harbors:
- the LOC115379922 gene encoding interleukin-10 receptor subunit beta-like — translation MPSVTVATLLTLSTLCGSAVVSRALQPPRNVRITSHNMDLVLRWDPPEGAASGLFYTTEYNTSVSVYKVGCLHITALSCDFTSLNHHITVYGQYTARVRAELGEEKSAWVESTQITMDRDTMIGQPNVSLISSKSNIEVSIEDPEFRISELRHAYNYATYNITYWKEGQEEKAESISNIQQNRVILDKLEPWTRYCVRVQINTQRNLNPSEPSSVTCESTDSEESPWVAAVVTFVVMAMLVTLAVVAVVHRKKMSHFLCPKDSLPQHFKKHLLEHPSSSIYLAMRDSHPPEEVYDQVSVIAEGNPMEEERPLEAAGTNCSSQPETTVGQI, via the exons ATGCCGTCTGTCACCGTGGCCACCCTGCTGACTCTCTCCACACTGTGTGGCTCCGCAG TGGTATCAAGAGCTCTCCAGCCCCCCAGAAATGTCAGGATCACCTCCCACAACATGGATCTGGTTCTGAGATGGGATCCACCTGAAGGCGCTGCCAGTGGCCTGTTCTACACCACAGAGTACAA TACGTCAGTCAGTGTCTATAAAGTGGGCTGTCTGCACATCACCGCCCTCAGTTGTGACTTCACCAGCCTTAACCACCACATCACTGTGTATGGACAGTATACAGCCAGAGTGAGGGCGGAGCTGGGAGAAGAGAAGTCTGCCTGGGTGGAGAGTACCCAGATCACCATGGACAGAGATA cCATGATTGGTCAGCCCAATGTATCTCTCATCTCCAGCAAGTCAAATATTGAAGTGAGCATCGAAGATCCAGAGTTCAGGATATCTGAGCTCAGACATGCATATAACTATGCCACCTACAACATCACCTACTGGaaggagggacaggaggaaaaG GCAGAGAGCATAAGCAACATCCAGCAGAACCGTGTGATTCTGGACAAGCTGGAGCCCTGGACCAGGTACTGTGTCCGAGTCCAGAtcaacacacagaggaaccTGAACCCCAGCGAGCCCAGCAGCGTCACCTGTGAGAGCACTGACAGCG AAGAGTCTCCATGGGTGGCGGCTGTGGTGACATTTGTTGTCATGGCAATGTTGGTTACTCTGGCTGTGGTTGCGGTGGTGCATCGGAAAAAGATGTCCCACTTTCTCTGTCCCAAGGACTCACTGCCCCAGCACTTCaagaag CACCTGCTGGAACACCCCAGTTCCTCCATCTACTTGGCTATGCGGGACTCCCACCCACCTGAAGAGGTTTACGACCAAGTGAGCGTTATTGCAGAGGGGAATCCCATGGAGGAAGAGCGCCCTCTGGAAGCAGCAGGGACTAACTGCAGCAGCCAGCCCGAGACCACAGTGggacaaatataa
- the LOC115379938 gene encoding interferon alpha/beta receptor 1b-like isoform X2: protein MFAVFYVSVLMWCFTTSAVEAELAAPQDLDMITMNTQYILSWNWDQSTAGGHPVTFTAQYLAKFKLKWKKKSWTTVCDRTSQTCCDMTALNLHYHGIFMFRVQASSGRNHSEWAIKEFCPDKEAALGPPSKVVLAPAGNHLDVTISDPLTSANTSMRENIHQMYYRIVYWEHSTDTQALRKQTVNTSANLVTLSDLKAWTFYCVTVQSRYDYYNKSSTFTHPDCIQTEGPIPWWQILLYFLVSLMICFLVVLLSLYGFYRCYTTLKATFFPSIQLPPHIQEYLCSSPGSDVPRLLTPDSEAEVMCDKLSICPEVVHPEIHGPPPSEDFPVLLEPDTSGRHSRQDSGGSGDSGVYSNEGGSGLRQPPSTQCSVGMEDSWQSPSDLMQVKMKDMGSEVRGHHLITDEGIMDMCV, encoded by the exons ATGTTCGCCGTTTTCTACGTTTCCGTTCTCATGTGGTGCTTCACGACCAGCGCAG TGGAAGCTGAGCTGGCTGCACCGCAGGATTTGGACATGATCACCATGAACACCCAGTACATACTGAGCTGGAACTGGGACCAGAGCACTGCAGGGGGCCACCCTGTTACCTTCACTGCACAATACCTTGC GAAGTTCAAGttgaaatggaagaaaaagagCTGGACCACAGTTTGTGACAGGACATCACAGACATGCTGTGACATGACAGCCTTAAACCTACATTACCATGGCATCTTCATGTTTCGCGTACAAGCCAGCTCAGGCAGAAATCACTCTGAGTGGGCCATCAAGGAATTCTGTCCCGATaaagaag CTGCTCTGGGTCCTCCATCCAAAGTGGTCCTGGCTCCAGCTGGAAACCACCTGGATGTCACCATCTCCGACCCTCTGACCAGCGCCAACACTTCCATGAGGGAGAATATCCACCAAATGTATTACCGCATTGTTTACTGGGAacactccacagacacacag GCCTTGAGAAAACAGACGGTGAACACATCTGCCAATCTGGTGACTCTGTCAGACCTGAAGGCTTGGACCTTCTACTGTGTGACGGTTCAGTCCCGCTATGACTACTACAACAAGAGCAGCACCTTCACTCATCCCGACTGCATCCAGACCGAAG GTCCCATACCATGGTGGCAGATCCTTCTATATTTCCTGGTCTCTCTGATGATCTGTTTCTTGGTGGTGCTGCTTTCCCTGTACGGCTTCTACAGGTGCTACACGACCCTCAAGGCAACTTTCTTCCCGTCCATCCAGCTGCCTCCACACATCCAGGAG TATCTTTGCAGCTCCCCTGGATCTGATGTACCTCGTCTCCTCACCCCGGATTCAGAAGCCGAGGTGATGTGCGATAAGTTGAGCATCTGTCCGGAGGTGGTGCACCCAGAAATCCATGGCCCTCCTCCCTCTGAGGACTTCCCTGTGTTGCTGGAGCCAGACACCAG CGGCAGACACAGCCGTCAGGACAGCGGAGGCAGTGGAGACTCAGGGGTTTACTCCAATGAGGGGGGGTCCGGCCTGAGGCAACCCCCCAGCACTCAATGCTCTGTGGGGATGGAGGACTCCTGGCAGAGCCCCTCTGACCTCATGCAGGTCAAGATGAAGGACATgggctcagaggtcagaggtcaccatCTGATCACAGACGAGGGCATTATGGACATGTGCGTCTGA
- the LOC115379938 gene encoding interferon alpha/beta receptor 1b-like isoform X1 yields the protein MFAVFYVSVLMWCFTTSAVEAELAAPQDLDMITMNTQYILSWNWDQSTAGGHPVTFTAQYLAKFKLKWKKKSWTTVCDRTSQTCCDMTALNLHYHGIFMFRVQASSGRNHSEWAIKEFCPDKEAALGPPSKVVLAPAGNHLDVTISDPLTSANTSMRENIHQMYYRIVYWEHSTDTQALRKQTVNTSANLVTLSDLKAWTFYCVTVQSRYDYYNKSSTFTHPDCIQTEAGPIPWWQILLYFLVSLMICFLVVLLSLYGFYRCYTTLKATFFPSIQLPPHIQEYLCSSPGSDVPRLLTPDSEAEVMCDKLSICPEVVHPEIHGPPPSEDFPVLLEPDTSGRHSRQDSGGSGDSGVYSNEGGSGLRQPPSTQCSVGMEDSWQSPSDLMQVKMKDMGSEVRGHHLITDEGIMDMCV from the exons ATGTTCGCCGTTTTCTACGTTTCCGTTCTCATGTGGTGCTTCACGACCAGCGCAG TGGAAGCTGAGCTGGCTGCACCGCAGGATTTGGACATGATCACCATGAACACCCAGTACATACTGAGCTGGAACTGGGACCAGAGCACTGCAGGGGGCCACCCTGTTACCTTCACTGCACAATACCTTGC GAAGTTCAAGttgaaatggaagaaaaagagCTGGACCACAGTTTGTGACAGGACATCACAGACATGCTGTGACATGACAGCCTTAAACCTACATTACCATGGCATCTTCATGTTTCGCGTACAAGCCAGCTCAGGCAGAAATCACTCTGAGTGGGCCATCAAGGAATTCTGTCCCGATaaagaag CTGCTCTGGGTCCTCCATCCAAAGTGGTCCTGGCTCCAGCTGGAAACCACCTGGATGTCACCATCTCCGACCCTCTGACCAGCGCCAACACTTCCATGAGGGAGAATATCCACCAAATGTATTACCGCATTGTTTACTGGGAacactccacagacacacag GCCTTGAGAAAACAGACGGTGAACACATCTGCCAATCTGGTGACTCTGTCAGACCTGAAGGCTTGGACCTTCTACTGTGTGACGGTTCAGTCCCGCTATGACTACTACAACAAGAGCAGCACCTTCACTCATCCCGACTGCATCCAGACCGAAG CAGGTCCCATACCATGGTGGCAGATCCTTCTATATTTCCTGGTCTCTCTGATGATCTGTTTCTTGGTGGTGCTGCTTTCCCTGTACGGCTTCTACAGGTGCTACACGACCCTCAAGGCAACTTTCTTCCCGTCCATCCAGCTGCCTCCACACATCCAGGAG TATCTTTGCAGCTCCCCTGGATCTGATGTACCTCGTCTCCTCACCCCGGATTCAGAAGCCGAGGTGATGTGCGATAAGTTGAGCATCTGTCCGGAGGTGGTGCACCCAGAAATCCATGGCCCTCCTCCCTCTGAGGACTTCCCTGTGTTGCTGGAGCCAGACACCAG CGGCAGACACAGCCGTCAGGACAGCGGAGGCAGTGGAGACTCAGGGGTTTACTCCAATGAGGGGGGGTCCGGCCTGAGGCAACCCCCCAGCACTCAATGCTCTGTGGGGATGGAGGACTCCTGGCAGAGCCCCTCTGACCTCATGCAGGTCAAGATGAAGGACATgggctcagaggtcagaggtcaccatCTGATCACAGACGAGGGCATTATGGACATGTGCGTCTGA